Genomic DNA from Solanum pennellii chromosome 3, SPENNV200:
TCATAGTGAGATACTTTAATAGTGAACATACCTGTCCATTAAGAGATAGATTATTAAGCAAGGTACAAGCCATAGTTGGGTTTTTTAGATGTGACAGCACCTAAATTAGGGaatcataaaagaaaacatactcCGAGtgatataattgatgatatCAGAAAAATGTATGGCGTTGAGATTTCTTATCAACAAGCACGGCGCGCAAAAGAACGTGCATTGAAACTTATAAGAGGTAAACCTGTTGATGGATACATAAGCATGCCAAGATACATATATATGCTTGAAACTATGTATCAAATTCATGCACAAGGATGCATAAGTCTGAATACAACGAATTTATATatcttttcatatatttaaggCCAATGATGAGAGGATTTGAGTTCTGTAGGccagttgttgttgttgatgcttCACATCTTAGTGGATCTTATCGAGGTACATTTGTGTCTGCTAGTACACTCGATGGAGCAGGTATGACATGttgtttatgaatttattttattattttctaatattaaGTAGTTATTTAGTATATGTTgttttgtgtttatatattaaGGATGCATATTGCCTTTGGCGTACGGAATTGTTGACACAAAAAATGATTGTTCATGGACATGGTTCTTTCAACAATTTAAGAATGCATTTagtgagagaaaaaaaatgtgtgtTATATCTGACAGAAATGAAAGCATAAAGAAAGGTGTGAGTATTGTTTATCCAACTGTTCCTCATTTTGCATACATATGGCACCTCTGGAAAAATGTGTGTTCAAACTTTAGGAGAAGCAGGACATTCTAAGTGATCTATTTTATTCAATGGCTAAGTCTTATAGAAaagatgattttgaaaaattgatggCTAAATTGGATAAAATAGATGGAAGAGTAAAAAAGTATCTTCAAGATGCTGGGTATGAAAGGTGGTCTAGGTCTCACGCAACAGTAAACCGTGGGAGAATGATGACTTCAAATATAGCTGAATGTATCAATGGTTGCCTTGTTGATGCACGACAACTACCTATTATAGATTTTTCGGAGGTAGTTAGAATTCTATTTGGTTCTTGGAATTGCAAAAATAGAGACATAGTTTCTTATACAAAAGAAACATTTGGCAGAAGATTTGAAGAAATATTGATTTTAAACGCACCAAAAAGTGCAAAAATGAAGGTACATACTtgctttgtatttattattttattgttaaacaaaaatgaaaaaaaaaacttgttgattgtctctattttttaaaaaatagcagGTTGTTGCATCTTCTGAGTTTATTTTTTCAGTGTATGAAGGTGGGATTAGATACATTGTTTGTCTTGAGAGGAAAACTTGTTCACGTGAAAGATTTCAACATGACGAGATACCTGTCCACATGCAATAGCcgtcttgaagaagaagaatataacATATGTACACCCCTAGTGCTCTGATTATTATAAACACGATGCATTAACaaatacttatgcaatttcaaTAGAATTAATGCCAGACAAAAGAGAATGGAATGCTCCGGACTCTGTTTAGGAAGAAGTGGTCTTGTCACTTAGATACAAAATGATGCTTGGGACaccaagaaaaaagagaaagaaaaattcaGATGAAAAGATAACAACAAAAACGAATTGTTGTGGACGTTGTGGTCAAGAAGGTCATAATAAAAGAACATGTACCTTCTTTCCAAAAGattcttgatttatatttttttagtatctTTGATGTGTAATAATGTTTCtggatatttttaatttgctaataatatgtgaatatttttttatttgatgtgATTAATAGCATGTGAATGATTTAAgcttcaaaatttgatttgatactaaatatatcaaattttaactgTATTATATTATGTGCAAAGACATttacaaatttataaaaatttataacttgTGTAATCTCAATTACATAAAATGGTAAACGTATAATGGATCTGATAACAAAAATTTGTTATCCCATTCAAAACAATAATtgatatcaaatatttatagcttattatatgatatgtaATTCTTAAcgatactaaatatattatgttcAGAATGTGGTATGAATTAATAAAGCTatacaaattgatttttttatgttgcTAACACGTGACATATTATATGTTTTGTGTATCTAATTATAATATAGTATCATACATTTTGATTTGCACGAAAAATACGACATTTTGGAGTAACTTATTTTGTATAAACTAGTATAATTGTGTAAAAATAGTATCAGATATACtctgaaaataatttattatggtatcatcatttattttgtatatattacttgtataaattatttagtatcgtgtaattaaataaactaataacaaGCGTGTAAATTAATTATCAGTTATATTATGAACATACTTTATATGGTATCGTATGTTATTTTGTAGAACtaacttttacaaaaattaattatatgcactgttaattaactaatataattgaattcaaacagttgacaaaaatataaactacactaaatgtatatatataagtatattaTTCAAACTCTTGAATGATACTAAATATGATGAACACAATAATTTGCATTATTTAATAAAgatatacttattttattttttgatactaAAATAAGAATCATATTTGTAATAATTCTATTGTTACTTTGTATCTGATTATAATAtagtatcatatattattatttaccaaataattaataaattttaactaaataattatgTGTCATTTTGtgtcataataaaaaaaaaatacttaacagttatattgttaaaaaatttaatatagtatcatcaactaTTTGAGaagataaattattaaaactagaAAATGCTTAGTAATATTGAACGAAAAATAGAAGTTGAAATACCAAATATTCCGTTCCAATAATAGTTCAAGAATAATATAAACCTAACTAATCAACATCAACCAATGCATCTTCTGCCTGTTTAGAAAACCCGTCCTTTGGCCTTGTTGGATAATCGCTATGACTAACATATCCAGCCTTGAATTTTTCCATGACATACTTCCATAATAATGTTCTGTATCTGTTGTGAAGATAGTCACTCTGATGTCCAACAGATTGAATTTTGATTTCATCGCTCAAATATTCTTCATAAGCAGCTACGAACAGTCCACAATCactggaaaaaaaatgaagatacaTTTAAAAGCATTTGAATGTAAAGGAAAtctaaaaaataacattttatcaaacaaacaaaattgaTTCACAAATACTTACAGGCTATCGCTTTGTTATTGCATAATCTCTTGCGCATATTCAACTGTAAATGAATGTTGAGGACCCAACAGTTCACCTGTTTACTTGTCTTTGTACGCCTCCAATGATAACAATTCTATCCATTTTATCAAAAAAGTCGttatcatgtagatagtttGGAAGCATTACAGACAACTGATTAATCTCTTCAGAAGGTACTATTTTCCTTGACCCACCAGATGAGTCATACACATGTACTAACCTTTTCTTCAAAACAACCACAGCCAACACCCGATGAAAATCTTTGCCACAATTAACAGGAACATAAACCTCATCAACTAGATGTCAAGGTAACGAAGGAGGTATCAAAAATCCATTAATGATGTCTTTTATAGACCTTTCATAACCATCTATACCAACACCACGGCCAATATGTTGTTGTGTAGTCAGAAATTCATCAGCAGGAGCACAATAATATCTATTATATACAATGTTGATGTATGACTTAAACAAGCAGTTGATCGTAGTGTATCTGTATTGATCCACTCCTCTTGATTTTGACTTCTTCCGTAgatagtaaaaaattatatctagaTGTTGTTACATATATAAAACAACACAATATGACAAATCTGcacactttgaaaaataaatatagattgAATAAcggatataaataaatttgtaagTAGATGTCTAAATAATATGAACAATCtataaattgtattatttaaataatttaaatgcaTAATGTACCTCATCAGTCCAACATTTCATTGAATGTGACATAGTATAAAACCAGTTCTTGTCAACTGGAAGTGCGACAACAAAATCCATGTAATCAAACTCAAATTTAGCAGATTTGCCTCTATATTTATCATCATCAGGTTTcgtacaataaaaaaaattaattcaaaattaaatcacttaaaaaatgatttcataAAGAAACTTTATTAATAAAAACTTACTTATTGGCGTGTGATTTAAGGAGTCCCTATTGAATCCAATCTAAAACTCTTGCATTAAACCCGGTGATACTTGAGATGTGATTCGGCAATCATTAAATGGAGTAAATTGACAGATATGATCGTATATTTTGTCGTTGCCCTTATTAGTTGATTCAAACGAATGCACATAGGGAGACTGCAAAACCTTAGAAGACATCCTGTTACGTTGAGCAGGAGTTTTAGTATAAACATCACTAAATCATCCATCATGTGTGGAGATGAGACTCCTCACGtatccttcaatttttttagaaaaatcaacaTCACTTAAAAAATcagaaagaattaaaaaaaatcaaaatatcacCTTCTCGGATTTATTTCCTCTTGCAGCAACaactttcaacaattctaaatGGTTACTCTTTATTAATGCCTCAAGAGCTTCAACTTTACTATCAAGATCTCCAAATTTTTGTCAAcctataatcaaaattaacatataataaatagtAACAGTAAAACATATAAGAGTTTAAATTACTTGATTACTTACATAAGACTTAAtgaacttcttcaaatcatcaaTTTTTGAACTGCCCAACctaagattttttttgttatagttCTGGACTTTGGAATGAATGATCTGGTTGCTGATCTGGTTCCTTATGTGGTTTTGAAAGTCTTGATAGATCATACTTATGTGGATGTACAACCTTTATTCTCTTGCGTTTTGGTGGGGTTGTTCCTACATTAGCACCTATTGATGTTCTCTTTAACAGAATATCTGGAGGTTTTGTTGTGAAGTCTTCAAAACCAGGAACCTCCTCCGGATGCACATCATCATTATCTGGAATTGATGAAACTGGTGGGTTTGGAGGTACATAATTGTTATCTGGTAACCCAAGTGATGTTATTTCCTCATGAATTGGTTGAATGTTGGAATATTCAatctaaaaaaaacaattaattaatgacgataaacatattaaagttgTATCGCAtgattaaactaattaattaagaatgttgtattgaattaattacctttgaaaaacttgtttccataaacaactcaaacttgggtgtcacgccccgagctacccccgagacgcggacacagaacctaggaccacaagtgatcccaagctaaccctgctgacatgatcatgagcttactaaagataataaactattgtggaagctaaatcatacttaaaatgaaaagatggggaatacccatgtTCTacaactgagatatttgaaaataatgagtttaatacaaaagaaatattaactcaatactaaactgaatctaactatgtctgaaaatagcctctaagctagactagaaatactgggacaagatCCATCTAAACCTAgccaaaactgaaactaaatgactaaagactgaaatgaaactcatgactgttgtccccggagaatgaggactcaccactgaatctgctgaactagagattGAGAAATCGATCTATacgtgatctggatgttgagaacctgaacctacatcacgagaagatgtagcgcacgtatgcgtcagtacttgaaaggtactgagcatgtaggatagagtaaagctgaaataaaacataactgaacaagcacaaaaacaagtataacaatctgaacgtgatgtgctaatttctgagctaactggatgcaatgaccaatttataacatgctgaaactgaatactgaatatactgataaatggtcaatgcagagagtctgactgaactgtgggagctactaataaccgataataaaaccatatgagctaaatgtggtgcccgatgtatacgccccatcgagaggacccaatataccctgccaaaggtataaaggcatgctggcgtgatcactaaactgatttcccacagaggggacttacaacctacatgtctagtagttctgggactattgagtacgctaaaccctagtccaactcggtattatgctactcccaatgaattatgttaattaactgattatatctgaatttctgtaaatactggatagcttgaaactgaacatgcaaacttagaatgcaacaattaatctggtaattatgcatttattaatgaggcatgtatatctgaagtgtctgaaatatatgacctagcatgtgtaattcaagaactaaagaaatacaaagctagggttctgaaattcatgcggtaatctgagtaataacatgataatcttatttggaacatatatttaataaattcacgaagttatatcaaagttctagaaaccctaggtttaatcatgataagagaatcaagaactaactgaaactaaggacccaatgggtgaaaggaacccactagtgaaatcccacataacTGGTGATGCAATCCACGGAAAAAttcttaagtttcggggctggacctgctggagcttgtgacgttcttgaactagggttcttgagcttttttctcctctcttgcttctaattttctaagttttgatttaatgatttgacttggatatgttttaattatgtttctaggcttaaactgactaaaatctgatgatttagggtcaaaacgatgaaacttagggtttaaatggagtgggaaaagacaaaaagacccctgggaaggttgctgtcgggcctcacgacggccaggtctgacggtctgtcgtgcgcccgacgccccgtcgttgggtccgtcgtgagggcctgttcgataggcctttactaaaatggacataactttttactcggaggtctgattttagcaaggtcggtggctatggaaatataattcaattatatatctgtgtgtAGGTCATGGAAGACCTAATTTATCttttgctaagagttatgatcattttaagttgacccaactacattttCCCTTAACTGACTGCAAATTtttcacctacggaccgtaggtccacctacgaaccatgctggtcatccatagctcttgtcagagagtggttgaagggagtcttgatcgacggtcacggactacggaccgtcgtttgacctacggaccgtaagtccgtccgtcgtccaagacttaaccaatttttctaggctgaaatttttgggagtttctgatcccatcaacggttgtgcaggacggaccgtggttcaggctacggcccgtcgatgccaccgttcatagcacctgtagatttttctgaaaaacaaatttttagtctgttttggctacggggtgttacattggGCTTCAAACCAACAACTTGCCAGTTGCAAATCCTCGGTATACCGTTTCCTTATTTGACAGCAACATCGGTATTTATCCTAGAAGCACATTCATAAATCCATATATTAAGTGCATATGGAAATCCATTCAACCGATACAACGTCTTGGAGGGTTTGTACTTTTTCGAAAAGATTTCATTAACTTTTGAAAAGCAACTATTCCACAAGGAAACTGTTCGCAACTACCATCTTCCACCATATAGAAATCTTCAATAGGAATTCGTGTATCACAAAGTTgggaataaaaaaatgtatggaTAAAATACTGTATAGCCATCTGAAGGACATCCTCATTATTGTCCCATTCACCTACCATAAACCGATCTACCAATCTTTGTTTATTAACATTATATGTAGTATCAAGAGAATATCTTTCAACTAACCTACTAGTTTTTGAGTACGGATATGTAAAGTCCTTTACATTACCTTTACAATTCAAACCAGTAACAATGACAAAATCACTGATACTAAATTTCAACACATTCCCTTTGGCATGGCGAATGTGAATCTCTTGATCTAAAATTGGCCTTGGTAATTGCATGTAGGGATATTTATATATGGTGCAAAAATTGtttctttaaataatttcataCATTCATCCTTATAGATGATACTAAGTGTTCAACAAAATTTGTGTTGTATGTTGGACCAAACTTTAATGCATTAGTTGAAATATGTTTAATGACTTAATTCATAttctacaataaaataaagaaagttttatcaaattgtaacatatataaaaagtttCTATACTATTGACTGCATATAATAATGTTTTTGTATTAAATGATACTAAAAATTGCCTAATACTGATACTAAATATAACTAAACATGTTAACATGATACTTACAAATACTATTTGAAACTATATATAAACGAAACaataaagttaaatatatttctttgataCATTTAATTTCATGTCCAACACATCAaaagatactcaaattcacaattttaattagatatataaacataatggttgatacttaaatttttatatacttatcagtaattcatataaatatgataCTTAAATAACAGATGTATGACTATATGATACACATATACTATTATTTGATACCTTAGATTGAATGtaaaatcatgttgttattACAAAAACTGATACTTTATGTAGATATAAAACCGATACTTATAACATATCTATACGTAATTAGTAATTATTACTCATTAATATATacgaaatataagtaaaaataaaacaaagaatcaTTTTATCATGAGCACATAAAAAtgatacttaataaaaaataattgagcataataacaaatatatacaaaaatcatGATAAGATTAAAACGATACTTTAATATAATTCATCAGACTAATACTACCAAATAATTCATCAGACTAActaaaaaaagcaaaatttcataTACAATATAAACGACACTTAACAATGAGAATcaacaaattaaagaaacaacatgaaaatcatgatgtatattgaaaaaaaatttacataccGTTGGTAATGTTGGTCGAACAATAGGAGGTACCGCCTTTCTACCCCTATTCTTTGGGGGTTTTGGGTCTTTAGAAGTAGATGCAtgtttattttttgatgaatttttcttgGTAGAGCTTGGTTTTGTCATGCCAATAGTTTCATGCAACAATAAAGCACTCAGATCTACATAGAATTTGATTATGGAaatcaacaatataatttttttaaagaataagcACACTAAAAAcgcaaaaaccaaaaaaaattgaagaaatagtAATGTGGATGATGATATACCTGATTTAGGACTCAAATTCGGATGAGTATTGATAATAATCCATAGaatatttttaacttcaaatttgatttacAATTTTAACTGAAAATTAGGGGGGAAATTTTGGGAGAAATTTTTGGGGAAGGCGAGATTTTTGGGGGAATGGAATCAGTTTACTTTTGGGACGGTAACTTCTGggtttattgaattattaatattgcAAGTGTGCATATACTTGTAATACATTGAGCTATATGTGTAATAAAGGTAAGGGTGTCTATAACCTTACAATTGATAAGTTGCTCGTGTCATAGGTGAGAGGTTACAAATATTTGGAGGATTGGGTACCACGTCGATATGGTACATAGATACAGCTGGTTCCTTACAGGTCATGACTACTGGACATAAATAATACCCTTAGCGTATATAAAAACGAAAGAGTCTGATGATAACATGTTTAATGGTTCTTATGTGCATGTGTTCGTATTTGGAGATGGTTGCTACGAATATGGAGTCCTACATAATGCTTGCgttgtttatgataattgttatCTAGTTGATATGGTTTGGTATATGTCAAAATCTTGAGATGAAAGCTTGTTATGATATTGTTTAGTGCATCGTGAATCATGTTGGTTGTCATGGAAATAGGTTAGAATTGTTCATATAATAGGAATAGGGAACCGATTGCATGATGAGGTTATTCCAATGCTTCTGGTTCAACCAAACTTAAAAGGCttcttcaaaatttgaattatgtgTTTGAAGTTCTAACGACATTTATGTGCATTCTGAGTTCATCAAATGATttactacatcaaaaatgatctttagcgCAATAACTCAATTGTccctaaatatgtatttttagtggCAATTAGCACTATTTATATATGTCCTTAAAGCCTTTAGCAACACTCAATCTAATAACACTTAATTAATGCTGGTAATTACTTgagcactctttattaatatatttatttatagacactaaaagttattttttattgtattgatttatcaaagaaaattttttCTAAGTGCGGAGTTTAATGAGTGCCCTGATGAAAATGTAATGCACTCTACAACTAGATTAGTTCAGATGCTCGATCGATACTCTAATGAGCTACATTCCgagaattttgagaaaatagatagagttcttgatgaaagAGATCATGGTTTCACCAGAAATGGAAGTGAATGGATTGCAAACTTCATTCATgtagtcattttccttaatgttttgaagaaaaaagtgaAGGAAATCACTGCCTCTCCAGAGGACCCTGTGGGGAACAATAAGTAGTTTACAGAACTGAATTAGTTGTTTATTATATCAAcattacatgtatatatataatagaaagaGGTATCAACAAAGGTAAGAAAATAGTCTACATATCTCTCCTATCTATCTAAggtaataaaatatatttacaatattttataaCTCTCCCCCTCAAGCTAGAGCATATACGTGCCTAGATTGTTACACAAATAGTTGAATTGAGCTTCATTCAATGTCTTTGTGAACAAATCAGCTAGTTACTCTCCAATCTTCACATAGCCCATGGAAATCAGGTTTTCTTaaataatttcacaaataaaatgatAGCGCACCTCAATATGTTTAGTTCTTTCATGATACACTGGATTTTAGGCGATATGAAGAGCAACTTGATTATCACACAAAAGTTTTGCGGGTGTGGGATCATTCAACCCAACTTCACTTAAGAGGTGATGTATCCACATAATCTCACATGTAGATTGTGTCATAGCTCTACACTCGAATTCTGCATTGGATCAAGATGCAACATTTTGTTTCTTACTTCTCCATGATACCAAATTTCCACCCATAAAGACACAATAGCCATTAGTAGACCTTCTAGCAATCTTGGATCCAGTCCAATCGGCATCTCCAAAACACTTAATGCTAGTATGTCCATTGTTGCTATATACTATGCCAAGTACAGGGGCGCCTTTGAAGTAACATAATATTTGCTCCAAAGTTTCCCAATGTTCGACTGTAGGCGTGGTCATGAATAGACTAACAAAACTAACTGCAAAAAAAATATCCGGACGAGTTACAGTGAGATAATTTAATTTCCCAACTGATCTCTTGTATCACTCTGGATCATCGAAGGGATCCCCATCAATTTTTTTAGCTGCATATTTGATACCATTAGAGTACTACAAGGCTTGGATGTTGACTTTCCGGTTTCCTCAAGAAGGTTAAGGATATACTTTCCTTGAGATAAAAATATTCCCTTCTTGCTCTTACTTACTAGAAGTATTTCAGTTGTTCCAAGTCTTTCGTGTGAAATGTCTAAAGCAAGAAAGATTTGAGAGAGGAATTC
This window encodes:
- the LOC114076385 gene encoding uncharacterized protein LOC114076385, with product MAKSYRKDDFEKLMAKLDKIDGRVKKYLQDAGYERWSRSHATVNRGRMMTSNIAECINGCLVDARQLPIIDFSEVVRILFGSWNCKNRDIVSYTKETFGRRFEEILILNAPKSAKMKVVASSEFIFSVYEGGIRYIVCLERKTCSRERFQHDEIPVHMQ